The DNA window GCCTGCAACTCTGTCTAATTCGACCACTGAACCTTGGTTCAATTGCAGTAAATTTCGGATACTTATTTCACTTCGACCGACTTCCATCGAGATCGTCACAGGGATGTCTAATATAGTGTCGAGCTTCTTCTTTTCCGCTACCGTGATAGGTGCATCTTCTTGCAGTTCGTCAAATTCTGCAGGCTTTGCGCCGCCACCAGCCGCTTGCTCATTCATAATGGCATCAATGTCATCCTGTGGATCACCGCCCTTACCTTCGCCCGCTTCTGCCTCTGCTTGCTCAGCCATTGCTGCTTCCCAATCATCTAAGCCTTCGCCATCTTCACTCATAATTTTTTCCTGTCTTATAAACCGTTTTACTTTGTATGATATAAATACTGTGTCAATGCGTCATCAGTACTTTATAAATCTTCTTCTAGAACCTGTAGTTCAGCGTCGTTATCTATTACTTTGCCATTTCGGGTTAATAACTGCAGTTCGGATTTCACCGATGTTGGCCTAGGAATTTTTTCTGTAATTTTCAGTGCTATATTCTCACGCGATTTACCTAACTTAGCTCTGAACGTGGGTAAGTCCTCAATCAACACCGTCACTGTATCGGGCATATCAATCGGAATAATGTCACCTTTTTCAAAATTCATGAGCCGTTCTAGCGTCACGGTAATATCGAGCAAGTGAGTGGTCAAACCCACCTTCACATCCATAATTTCATCACGCAGTGCTTTGCTCCACCTGAAATCAGTATCTTCTTTGTCGTTTTGCACACCGGCGTCAAGTAACTCGCGAATTGGCTCCAACATCGAATAAGGTAACGAAATATGGAAGTCACCGCCGCCGCCGTCAAGCTCAATATGAAAAGAACTGATCACGACAACCTCTGTAGGGCTGACAATATTCGCCATTGCAGGGTTTACTTCAGAATCTAAATACTCAAAAGACACGTCCATGACAGGTCCCCAAGCTTCTTTATAATCCTCAAAGATGAGCTTTAGCAACATCTGTATGATTCGGCGCTCGGTTGGCGTGAACTCACGCCCTTCAATTTTTGCATGGTAACGGCCGTCACCGCCAAAGAAGTTATCTACCATGATGAAGACCAGTCTGGCTTCCATAGTAATCAGTCCCGTTCCTTTCAGTGGACGGAAACGCACCATGTTTAAGCTGGTAGGGACAAATAATGTGTGGATATATTCACCGAACTTAATCATTTGAATGCCATTAATAGATACTTCCGCCGAACGGCGCATCATATTAAAGAGACTCACTCGCATATGCCGAGCAAACCGTTCATTCACGATTTCCAGCGTTGGCATACGTCCGCGAACAATCCGATCTTGAGAAGAAAAATCGTACTCCATAGCCGAGCCGTCATTCTCGACCTCCTCGATTTCTTCTTCTTCAACATCGTCAACGCCGTGGAGTAGCGCGTCAATTTCGTCTTGTGATAATAAATCGCTCACATTAATTCTCGTTTTTGCTTACTCAATATTATGAGTAACTTAATTAACTAACCGTAAATATAGCGGCTTTCGCAGATTGGTCTATTCTTACTGAATAACAAAACCTGTAAACAGCACTTGCTCAACAACCGTCGATTTTTCGAGCTCTCTCATTACTTGACGCACCTGAGAGGTCGCTCGTTCTTTTAATTCAACTTTGCCAACGTCGGTCACTAGATCATCAGCATTCGACGCACTAAACACTTGCAGCAGAGTACCTTCGATCATAGGAATATGCCGCTTTGCCAACTCTTCATTGGCTATACCACGCACCATCAACTGCACTTCAATTTGGACAATCCGTTCACGAGCCACGCCGGGCGCATTAAACGTGAAGGGTCTGGGCATAGCAACATACAAAGCTTGCCCCTCTGCTGGCGCAGCACTTTCAACAGCGTCATTTTGCACTGCACCCGCTTCGCCTTCCACTACCGTAACTTCGTCACCCATGAACAAGAAGAAATATGCACCAGCACCACCGGCTAATAAGACGACAACAATAATAATAAGCATTAACTTGCTTTTCTTTTTACCGCCTTCTTCAATTTTTAACTCTTCATCTGCCATGTGACTTTTCTCTCATATTGGTATTTGGGTGCCTATACATAGAAGGCGCTTCTACAACTTGGTAAGCGCTGCTGTCAGAATTGTGTCAACGCGCCGTCAATAAACTTACGGCTAATTATACGCCTTTTCTTTGACAGTGTTTTTGTCTTTTTTGCGCCGTTTTTACGTCATTTTCACATTCGTCATCAAGCGTAGTAATCAATCCCGCCTATTCTGCCACCGTTGATACGTTGCTCAATAACCGCACCATTATCATTTAAGCCGTCATCGCCTATCTGTTGATCTGCATGTTGCCCATCGTTTTGTAAACCATCTTGCGATTGTTGTGCCAAATTGCTCGAAGCGTTTGAATTATTTGCAAGACTGCCTTGTTCGGCTTGTCCATCACGTCCGCGACTCTCTTGCTCAACGGAGGATTGGCCTAGTTCAATGCCTTGCTCTTCAAGCATTTCACGCAATCTTGGAGTCGCTTGATCAAGCGCTTCACGAGCTTGCTGCGACTGCACAACAAAACTTACTGAGGCGGAATCACCCGACAAGTTAACTTTAATGTTCATACCGCCAAGATCAGGTGGATCTAACCTAATTTCAGCACTGATATTTCGACTATTCACCATCCAGCGAACTTTTTCAGTTAGCTGTTGCTGGCCTTCAGGCTTAAAAATATTGACTCCTTTATCACTCGCCGTCGTTTGCTGAGCTAATCTCGTACTTTCAATTTGCTGTTGTGCGACTTCTTTTATCCCCTGAACTTCATTCAGGCCCGTATTTAAGTAATTCTGTTGTTGATTGCTCTGATTTAATGACGTTGCAGCCGCCAAAATATTGCTGACTTGATTCAGCTGCTTTTCCAGAGCAGTGTCAGTATTACCCGTTACTTTCACATCAGCGGCAGCGAGCGCATCAGTAACTAAACTTTTTAAATCGATACCAGGCTCTCTGCCTAGTTTTAATTGCTCTTTCATTTCTTTAACACCAGCCTGCAGTGCGGCAATGAATTCAGTCGATTTACCTTCTGTTTTTAATTCAGATATGACTGATTCTACGCGCTTCGCGATATTATCAATCGCGCTGCTTTCAGCTTCAGGCGGTAATTTTGCTAGCAGTTCAGTTTGCTTTTTAGTTGATGCTTTATCGACTGGCACAAACAGAGGAGATTCATTGGTTTTTTCAGTTTTCTCTGGTATTACCTTTGCCTGTTGAGACAAAGTGGCGTTAAGCTGCTCAGTTTCGAGATCGGTCAAATCAGCAGCTTTAGTCTCTGCTGATCCTAGTGGCTTGGGGACTAAATTTTCATCCGTTTTTATGTTGCTTAAATCAAGAGCGGACGTTTCCTGCGTACTCATTTGTGCATCAACAAGAGCATCTGTCAGTTCGATAGATTGACCAAGCACACTCTCACTCTCACTCTCACTCTCAATACTTAACTCGTCGCTCGCTGTTTCATGAGGTATTGGAACAACATATTCATCGTTTGGTATCTTTGTTGATGCTTGCAAGAAATCCTTGAGTAAATCGGCGTCTTTGAGCGACGCTGCGGATTCATCCTGGACCATAGGGCTAGTATCTTTCTCTTCTTTCACCATTAACTGGTTCAAAAGTTTTGCAATTGCGGTATCGAGTTCTGCCATGGCTTCGCTGTTTAAGCCTAACGATTCGTCTGCATTGCCGCCTGCCGCGTTAATTAAAGTGGCTAACTCTTCTTCTGTTAGCCTTATCTCTAAAAACTCAGGATCGGCTCCGGTATTTATTGCGTCAACTGCAGCTGTATTTCCGCTATCTTGCGTTTTATTTTCCGACGTTAACGATGCGATTGTTTGTGCAAAGATATCAAGCTTTGATTCTTTATCCTCAACATACAAATCATTAGGAATGACATCTTTGGATTCTGATAAATCTTTAACTTGATTCACATAGGAAACCCAATCAAAGTCATCTGTAATATTCTCAGCTTTTAGGCTTGGGTCTGTTGATTCTTTCTTTGCGTTGGCGCTAAGCTCATTATGATTAATGAGGGCAGCTTCGCCATGCTCTTCTGCGTCCGCGGTATTCAGTTCAGTTTTTGCAGTCGCAATATATTGGTTTTTCTCAGTAATGTCGGTTTGCTGACGCGCTTTATCTTCAGCCTTCGTTTCTGCCATTTCTTTGTTACGCTGAATAGTACGTTGTTCTTCATTCGCTTCATCTATGCTGTTTTGGCGAACTTCGTTGGCGTTATCCTGCGCGTCGCTTTGCTTGCTGCGATCAGATTTCGCGGATGCTCGGTCTGCATCCTGTCGCGCATTATTACCTGAAGATCGACTGGATTGCTCTTGTTTAGCGAGCGCTTCTTCAAAGGCACTTTTCTGAGCGCTGTTTTCGAATGATGAACTGCTTGCGTCGCGAGATACCGCTGAAGACAACTTAACGTCTTCAAATGGTAGTTTGTTAGCGGCAATACTTGTTTGAGTAGTGGCAAATTGTTGCATAATACTAATTTCATCCTGACCGTTTAATTCGGGTTTGTTTAAATTTAATCAATAATTACAACAACTTGAAATATTTTAAACAAATGCTTATAGGATGTTTTGCAAGGGCTGTACCAACTAGCGCAGAACCGGACCTCTGCGAACGAATTTTTGAATGGCAATTTCGTCAAACATCTGTTGTTCTGCGCGAGATTCGACGGCAATCGCGTCTTTTGTTTTGGATGCAATCAACATTTCAATGGCTTTACGGCGCTTTTGCTGGTCGAGCCACTGACGTTTGCGCTGATCAGCAACTAAAACGGCT is part of the Glaciecola nitratireducens FR1064 genome and encodes:
- the fliN gene encoding flagellar motor switch protein FliN encodes the protein MSEDGEGLDDWEAAMAEQAEAEAGEGKGGDPQDDIDAIMNEQAAGGGAKPAEFDELQEDAPITVAEKKKLDTILDIPVTISMEVGRSEISIRNLLQLNQGSVVELDRVAGEPLDVLVNGTLIAHGEVVVINDKFGIRLTDVISQVERIKKLR
- the fliM gene encoding flagellar motor switch protein FliM → MSDLLSQDEIDALLHGVDDVEEEEIEEVENDGSAMEYDFSSQDRIVRGRMPTLEIVNERFARHMRVSLFNMMRRSAEVSINGIQMIKFGEYIHTLFVPTSLNMVRFRPLKGTGLITMEARLVFIMVDNFFGGDGRYHAKIEGREFTPTERRIIQMLLKLIFEDYKEAWGPVMDVSFEYLDSEVNPAMANIVSPTEVVVISSFHIELDGGGGDFHISLPYSMLEPIRELLDAGVQNDKEDTDFRWSKALRDEIMDVKVGLTTHLLDITVTLERLMNFEKGDIIPIDMPDTVTVLIEDLPTFRAKLGKSRENIALKITEKIPRPTSVKSELQLLTRNGKVIDNDAELQVLEEDL
- the fliL gene encoding flagellar basal body-associated protein FliL; translated protein: MADEELKIEEGGKKKSKLMLIIIVVVLLAGGAGAYFFLFMGDEVTVVEGEAGAVQNDAVESAAPAEGQALYVAMPRPFTFNAPGVARERIVQIEVQLMVRGIANEELAKRHIPMIEGTLLQVFSASNADDLVTDVGKVELKERATSQVRQVMRELEKSTVVEQVLFTGFVIQ
- a CDS encoding flagellar hook-length control protein FliK; this translates as MQQFATTQTSIAANKLPFEDVKLSSAVSRDASSSSFENSAQKSAFEEALAKQEQSSRSSGNNARQDADRASAKSDRSKQSDAQDNANEVRQNSIDEANEEQRTIQRNKEMAETKAEDKARQQTDITEKNQYIATAKTELNTADAEEHGEAALINHNELSANAKKESTDPSLKAENITDDFDWVSYVNQVKDLSESKDVIPNDLYVEDKESKLDIFAQTIASLTSENKTQDSGNTAAVDAINTGADPEFLEIRLTEEELATLINAAGGNADESLGLNSEAMAELDTAIAKLLNQLMVKEEKDTSPMVQDESAASLKDADLLKDFLQASTKIPNDEYVVPIPHETASDELSIESESESESVLGQSIELTDALVDAQMSTQETSALDLSNIKTDENLVPKPLGSAETKAADLTDLETEQLNATLSQQAKVIPEKTEKTNESPLFVPVDKASTKKQTELLAKLPPEAESSAIDNIAKRVESVISELKTEGKSTEFIAALQAGVKEMKEQLKLGREPGIDLKSLVTDALAAADVKVTGNTDTALEKQLNQVSNILAAATSLNQSNQQQNYLNTGLNEVQGIKEVAQQQIESTRLAQQTTASDKGVNIFKPEGQQQLTEKVRWMVNSRNISAEIRLDPPDLGGMNIKVNLSGDSASVSFVVQSQQAREALDQATPRLREMLEEQGIELGQSSVEQESRGRDGQAEQGSLANNSNASSNLAQQSQDGLQNDGQHADQQIGDDGLNDNGAVIEQRINGGRIGGIDYYA